TAACACAAAACCAGTTGTAATGAATTAATGATTATTGATCTTATAACTCACTTTTTGTATCATTGGCTTTGATGAAATATACAGAAAAATACACATAACTCTCACATTAAAATTAAACCATgcaatataaattacatatctTTTATTTCTTGCTTAGTTCGTTTATGAAGATTGAATCTAAGATCCAAATGTTATGGCGCATTTCAGTTGTAAACAGAAATTAACCAAAAGTcaataacataacataatttCAAGATCAATGTTGATGTAGGAAATCGACAATTTAAATGATAAGAATATAAATGGGATGAATCGGATCTGGTACTTTAATTTAACGTAGAATTTAACAGAAGagtttacagaaaatgacaattaaGGAGTTAAGCGCagtgaatatgaaaataattgcttttctctctctaattgcccaaaaaATGGATCTTCTGACATGACAATGACATCAGATATTTATATTGGGCCATTGACCTAGGGTTTTTTCTATCTCtgtaaaatgacgattttgcccctgcgTCTTGTTGGGCCAAATCCAAGACTTCAGACCCAAAACTTCCTGAGATCTTCTGCTTGGGCTTCCGTAAATGttgggggcaaagcccatatccaacaatggtccccCCTAGTCTGATGTGCGATGGCTTGCTTGAGCCCGTCGGGTCCAACACCACATCTCGCAGGGCCGTCTTGCGGGAAGAACAGAAGATTTCAGGAGTTTTGACACCTGCCGGAGGGTTTTAGGATGAATAGTAAGTTCCACACGTTTTTCGAGGTATCCGGGAGTTTTCGGGATGAACAGTACGTTACGCACGTTTTTCGAGGTCCATTGGGCTTTAAACGGGAGTCTTTTGTATTCTGCACGTTCCCGAGGCGCGGGAAGTAGAGACAGCttcaaaactagggtttttctttttacctcggTCAACGCGCTGATCCCCCATATAAATATGTTACTTTGAcctaattttttcttctaactttcttcttctctccaaaaggtAAActtctttctatctctctcccttATCTTCTTTTTACTTTAGATTTTTGTGGCTGTGTGAACCTTGATTCCGCCGAGCATGCTTTCTTGTCGCTGTCCAAAGCTTTCTCGCCGGGCATTGGTCTCTATCGCCGGTCGCAGCTCCCTCTCGCCTTGCTCTTCTGTTGCCGTCAACCACCCGTTAGTTCTCCGGTCGGTGTGCTTCTCTCGGTGCTCCTTTATTACCGAACGGAGCCGCGTCGAGACGTAGTGACTGTCAACCCTGGCCGAGACCGTGAGGCGTCTCGGTCAGGCCGCGCCGCCGTGCTGCCAGGACGCCGCCGTGCTTCGCCCACAGATCAGGACCGCGAGGCGTCCTGATCCAACTGCCGCTCGAGTCTTGTAGGCGTCGGAAAAGATGGAGCACGGGTGATGCGGCTGTGACGAGCTCGCCGTTGGGATGCGAGACGCTAAGAGGGTTGCGGGGAACGAGATGACGAGATGCTCGACGCGAGGGTTAGGTCGTGTTTGAAGCTTGAAGAGCTCGAGGCTTGGTGATGTCGTGATAGGGCAAGCTTGTAACCGTGGCGACATCAAAGTTTGGCGAGGTCGAGAGATCGAGGTCTTTGGTGCTGAGGCGGCGAGCTCCGGATTTCGGGGGCAAGGTCAAGATTTCCGTTGGTGATATCGAGATTCTCTGAGGCGAAGTGGCGAGGTGGCATACGTGACGAGACAGATGACAGTGAGCACAGTGGCGAGGTCGCGCTCGTAGCAAAGCGAAGTCGGCGAGATGGTGAGGTCAAGACCTTAGCGAGGTCGAAATTGCTGCGAGGTCGAGCTGGAATTCGGTGATGGCGAGGTGGACGTCGTTCGGGAGCTGCGTACGAGATGGCATGTTTAAGTGATTCGAACTTTGGCTGTGCGTACGAGGGTTGGCGAGTTCGAAGCTCATATACGAGATTGCTGCGTATGAGACTTTGACAAGTTCAAGTTTGTAACGTTGTCGTGTCTTGGCGAGATCAGATCGGCGTGGTCACCACTTGCGGAGAAACAGACGAGCTCATACGAGTTGAGATGTGAGCCAGACAGGACAGTGCGCTGCGGAAAGTGATGCAGTACAATTTGCGGGAAGCTGTAATTCGGTTGTGATTGAATAATACGGCGTGGTTGACCGGTTGCTTGGTTGGTTTTGCAAGGTCTCGTGCAATGGCTTATGGGGATGATGTCTTCGGTGATGTTCCAGAATAGCTTGGAGATGATCAGTTTCGAGCGCTAGAGAGAGGTTTTGATGAAACTGGATCGAGCTGTCCTTCCTGGTGGGAGCCGTCAGAAAGAGGAGGTATCGTGACAGATCTTGCGGATTTGACGGAAGAAGATGTTCGTGAGCTCGAAGTAATGTTCTCTACGGATAACAAGGACCTCAGTCTGATTACCCTTCCTCCAGGTCGCGCCGCGGGAAGGCTCTCCCGTACGGAGAGCGCACTGGATCGGAGGATGCTCCTAGGTCTCTTGTTGCCGGCCTAGCTGTTGGTGATGGAATTCCGAGACGTCGCTGAGATCATACGGAAAATAGGGAACGTATTTCCCGCGACACAGGAAGTACCTTATGCGATGAGAGTTCCATAGCCCACGTCCTTGATCTCTTCCGAATGCCAAACGACCTGAAATTCGTGTTACCGAGTGTAGACGCGCGCCCGTGGGACTGCCCAGCATGTCATCTCTGCGTTTACGTTGATTATTTTAACAAATGCGGCATTTGGTTTCCAATCCCAAAAATTTTGACGAGTTATTGTGCGCTACGGAAGATTGCATTTTCGCAGCTGTCGATCTCCACTATCCGTAACGCGGTTGGGCTTACGATAATTGGCAAGCATATGGACATCGAGATGAGTGCAGACCTCTTCGAGCTGCTCACTCGGTTTGGAAACTACAGGCCGCAGTCGGTAAAATAATCAACGTAAACGCAGAGGTGACCTGCTGGGCAGTCCCATGTGCGTACGTCTACACTCGGTAACACAAACTTCAAATCGTTTGGCATTCGGAAGAGATCAAGGACGCGGGCTATGGAACTCTCATCGCATAAAGTACTTCCTGTGTTGCTGGAAATGTGTTCCCTATTTTCTGTACGATCTGTGCGACATCTCGAAATTTCATCACCAACAGCTAGGCCGGCGACCAGAGACCTAGGAGCATCCTCCGATCCAGTGCGCTCTCCGTATGGGATATCCTTCCCGCGGCGCTGACCTGGAGGAAGGGTAATCAGACTGAGGTCTTGGTTATCCGTAGTGAACATTACTTCGAGCTCACGAACATCTTCTTTCGTCAAATCCATAAGATCTGTCACGACACCTCCTCTTTCTGACGGCTCCCACTAGGAAGGACAGCTCGGTCAAGTTTCGTCAAAACCTCTCTCTAGCGCTCGTAACTGATCGTCTCCAAGCTTTACCGGAACATCACCGAAGACATCATCTCCATAAGCCATTGCGCGAGACCTTGCAAAGCCAACCAAGCAACCGGTTAGTATTCGAGCGATAAAACCACATCAGAAACACCGTATTATTCAATCACAACTGAATTACAGCTTCCCGCAAATTGTACTGCATCACTTTCCGCAGTGCACTGTCCTGTCTGGCTCACATCTCGACCCGTATGAGCTCATCAGTTTCTCCGCAAGTGGTGACCACGCCGATCTGATCTTGCCAAGACACGACAACGTTAAAAACTTGAACTTGTCAAAGTCTCATACGCAGAAATCTCGTATATGAGCTTCGAACTCGCTAACCCTCGTACGCACAGCCAAAGTTCGAATCACTTAAACCTGCCATCTCGTACGCAACTCCCGTACGACGTCCACCTCGCCATCACCAAATTCCAGCTCGACCTCGCAGCAATTTCGACCTCGCTAAGGTCTTGACCTCACCATCTCGCCGACCTCGCTTTGCTACGAGCGCGACCTCGCCACCGTGCTCACTGTCATCTGTCTCGTCACATATGCTACCTCGCCACTTCGCCTCGGAGAATCTCGATATCGCCAACGGGAATCTTGACCTCGCCCCCAAAATCCGTAGCTCGCTGCCTCAGTACCAAAAACCTCGATCTCTCGACCTCGCCAAACTTTGATGTCGCCCCGGTCACGACCTCGCTATAATCTCGACATCGTAAGTCTCGAGTTCGTCGCAATCAGTACGCCAACCAAACTGGCGAACTTGCCTTCAACTACCACGCGAATCATCTCTACTTCAAGACTTTACGAGAGAGGCAACGGCGCCGTCATCACCGATCCTAACACGCCCCGGCATCTGGACCTGCGAGCTCCCCCATCACGCCGGATCAAGCACGCCTTAGTCTCGTACGAAGACTCCTGATCTCGCCATAAGTCACGTACGCAAATTCTTGATAACGCCACCGAGATCATTGTCCGCTATGATCGCAATCTCGCCACCAAGAGTCTCAAGCTTGCAAAACGTCAAAATATGAACTTATTCAACAAGTCGTTCCGCGGAACGCTCGTAGCATCACGCCAAACGCCCCGAATCGAGACTTGCGCACTAACGCGCTATGCCTTCACGTCTCCGTGATACATCGGAACAAATCTTCACAACGCCATTCCTGAGGTTACCGCGAGTACATCCACCGCACCATATCGCCGCGACCCGCAAACACGATCCACCTCGCCATGTCTCGCATACGCAACCTCATTCACACACGATCTCGCTCGGTCTCGCACATACGACCTCGTCGAAATCTTTCCCATGgtgggcgccaaattgttgatgtagGAAATCAACAATATAAATGATAAGAATATAAATGGGATGAATCGGATCTGGTCCTTTTATTTAACGTAGAATTTAACAGAAATGTTtacagaaaatgaaaattaaggAGTTAAGCGCAGTTAATACGAAGGTaattgctcttctctctctaattgcccaaaaaTGGATCGTCTGACGTGACAATGACTTCAGGTATTTATAGTGGACCATTGACCTAGGGTTTCTTCTGTCTCTataaaatgacgattttgcccttGCGGCCTGTTGGGTCAAATCCAAAACTTCAAATCCAAAACTTCCTGAGATCTTCTGCTTGGGCTTCTGTAAATGTTGGGGGCAAAACTCATATCCAACAatcaatattaattatattgttttgggTATTAAGAGCAACGACTTTGCAGTCACTTGGCATGTTTCATGTGATTTATATAATGTGCTACGTAATTGATTAAGTTCCATCGACCTCTCTATAAAATTGAAGAGTGTGTAGTGCTTCCTCGATACACAAACATCTTCTGATATTTCTCTTCTAAATCTTATCATCAATTAGTACAATAATGAAAATGGATCCAAGATTCATCGACACCTTACCTTCCTTGAGGTTCGTCTCTCCAATTcattattaatacaaaacacacacacacacatatacatgTATAATTTACTTTGATTTAGCtcgttaaaaatatatatgcatgcagTTTTATATGTaatgatatatgtatatctcGATGCAGCTATATTGATGATAACTGTGATCTTGATGAATATGCGTTTGTGAAAGCTCTACGTATGAGTGGTGGAGATGGAGCCAACAGTTACTCCGCCAATTCTCGTCTTCAGGTTCTTCActaacttcttttttcttcgttttaaccaatatatttatcaatactatttgatgataaaaatgatttttcttttcaatattgcATTTTGATAAAGTTATAAAACCTAAAACATtagctaaatgtttatatgtcacctaattattaaattaaactacATCTATATTCAAGAACTTGCAtacttatatttgttttgtaaatacGAATTGTAACAAAactcaattttataaaataaatatattgtaacaatatatatattatgcatGAAGCAGgaaaaataatgtaaacaaaaaacaatcaataTAAATCAAAGTCTTGTGTTCTATTAGTGACGGCTCTGcctcagccaaaaaaaaaagagataattaGATGACGTTTCTAGGACTATAAAAGGTCCTCTTGTAACGGTTTTGTTTATATCACTAATATGTTACTTATAAAGAATGAGACATGCATGTACACTAGTTTCCGATACGTACATAACTAGTTTGAGTTCATTTACTTTCATTCAAGTTTCTCATAGACGAAGATCGTCCATCATAAACAGATTATCgagattattataattttgatacgtgttttcttttttggtttgtagaGAAGAGTTTTATCGATGGCCAAACCAGTCTTGGTAAAGAACACAGAAGAAATGATGATGAACTTAGACTTTCCAACGTACATCAAAATTGCTGAACTGGGTTGTTCTTCAGGAGAAAACACGTTTTTGGCTGTCTCTGAGATCATCAACACCATTAATGTGTTGTGCCAACATGTGAACGAAAACCCGCCAGAAATCGATTGTTGTCTCAACGATCTTCCGGAAAACGATTTCAACATGACATTCAAGTCCATACCTTTCTTCAATaagaagatcaaaaacaaattagcaTCGTGTTTCGTCTATGGAGCTCCAGGTTCCTTCTATTCAAGGCTCTTCTCTCGCAACAGCCTCCATTTGATACATTCCTCTTACGCTCTCCATTGGCTCTCTAAGGTACTTTAAAATACAAGACTTTGTTATAACAAGTTTCTTTGTATAAAATATCAActgatatttgatatttatatgaGGTAATTGTGTGTTTGAAGGTTCCAGAGAAACTTGAGAATAATGTGGGGAATGTGTACATAACAAGTTCAAGTCCTAAAAGTGCATACAAGGCTTACTTGAATCAATTCCAAAAAGATTTCACGATGTTTCTAAAATTACGTTCTGAAGAAATTGTCTCTAATGGACGTATGGTTCTAAACTTTATCGGAAGAAACACTCATCTTAAGGATCCATTGTATAGAGATTGTTGTCATTTTTGGACATTGCTATCAAAATCTCTCCGTGACTTAGTTTTCGAGGtacatcaaatcaaatattttatttttactggtcaaacattttaaatagaTGCAAGTATGGTCTCAGGTATTTACTGAGAGCATGGACATATACAATACACAATctattattaatcaaatttaGGGCCACAATCATCCCAATCTTCATATAAAACAGGGCCATGTCAGTGAATCAAAGCTGGATACGTTCAACATGCCGTTTTATGATCCGAACGTACATGAACTCAAAGAAGTGATACGAAACGAGGGCTCTTTTGAAATCAATGAATTGGAGGCACATGGATTCGATCTTGGCTATAGTAACTGCGACTACAACGAAGAAGATGAGCATGAAGCAGGACAAAATGAAGCCAATTGTATAAGAGCGGTTAGTGAACCAATGCTCACTGCACATTTTGGAGAAGACATCATCGATACCTTGTTTGATAAGTATGCACACCATGTGACTCAGCATGCCAACTGCAGGAACAAAACGTCTGTCAGTCATGTCCTTTCGTTGATTAAGAAATAATCAACTTGTGGGATGTAATTATTTGTTTCTActgttgttaatttgtttccttCAATAAATTCAAAGACCTGCCACTCAATGTAAAGATGTGATGCCTAGTCTTGGGAAACAGAGTGTAATTGTTTGTATTTACTcttgttaatttgtttccttCAATAAGTTTAAATTCCAAGACCTGCCACTCAAAGTAACGAAGAAGAGTGTGATTGTAAATTTGTTATACTGTATGTAATGTGCTGGTCGATTTTAAgatctttttgtttccttcaataaatttgtttacaaCTAAATTAGATAATAGTAGATGATGATATTCCTGCAAAAGTTGCAGATTCTTCAAGATAAAACCTTAGGAAGAGAAGCAGAAACTGATTTTGTTGACATTATTAGCAGAAACGTAGCATTTTCTTGGTACACAAGCAACcatcatcaaaatttaaaagcatCCATACATcccacaaaacccaaaacaaaaaaatccaaaagcaTCAACTATTCAACTTTCTTCATCGCCAAGCTTCGAATAGCTAACTCTGTAATTCACGCGTCCCACAATACTACTCGCTTTAGAAATGGTCGCTggagtcttcttcctctgatccTCCCAATCATTGTGTTTCTGTCCATAACCTCCATTGTTACAGATTTTCACCTGAGAAGACTTTATGGCAACAAGTTCTGGAGATGCtagagattcttcttcttcatctgcagACACTTCTGATACGATACTTCTTTGTCTTTCATCTCGGCCTCAGAGTTGTCTAAAGCTTCTTCCTTGTTAGCTTTCATGAGATGGAACAGTTGTCTCTGCTGCTCTGATCACCATTATGGTAACGAGGACTTGGATTTGAGGCAGGAACCAACCTATCTCGAGATTCTTTCCGGTCTTTAAGCGTCTTCACAATAAGCGTTTTCAGAAAGTTAATAACTCGCACAGCATACATGAGAGCCGTCAATGGATGCAACATCTGCAATTTGACTGATGATGTCATTTACCAATAAGTGTTTTAAGAAAGTTCATAACTGAGAGCCGTCAATGGATCCAACATCTGCAGTTTGACTGATTTCATTTACCAAAAACGTACACATAAACAGTCTTAAGAGATACATTCAAAACACTAACCTGAGTCATGTTAGGTGCAAAAACCATTGCAATGTTTCGAGCATTCATCTTGTTAAGTTGTTCCATCTCGACAACATCAGCCATTAGATTGATAGCCCAATCTAACAAAGAAGCTTCAGTTGAGGGAAGAAGCCTTACGAGGTCCACACACTGATCTTCACTCTCAGACTCCATTACTTGCTCTGGTGAGAGCGAATCCAAAACACCACTCGGAAGTTCCCTAAACCAAGCCTAGAAGAAAAACCATAATTCAAGAATTCAAGAAAAAGGGTAAAAGACAATCaggaaaaagaaacaacatgATCGTTGGGAAGTTTATGGGTTTTTACCTTAATGAGACATGCTAGGCAGTGGACATGTGATCAGGAATAACACCTTTATTCAACTCTTCTCTTATGTACTCCTCTTGAGCATCCTCACCATTAATCCTGAAAGTTCCTTCAACCTATATACAACAAACGAAGCAAATAAATCTTTTGCATTTAATTAAAAGATGCAGATATACACGCACCCGCAATCCACCTCTACTGTACAAGTGACTCTGCATCATCAAAAGTGTTGTAGGCACGATGTTCCCTCTAGTATCATAAGATAGCTGCATTGACTCGGTAGAGACTCTAAACCCGGTAGCACTGCGTTTACAAATACAGTCCTAATCAGCTTCTGTTCGAACAAAGGAGTAAAACTATCTATCTACTCTACTTACTCAAAGCGTTGACTAACCATGCACATTGTAAGAAATTTCAACCAATCTCATCGAAAAAATGAGAATTAGATTCAAGAACACCAAATAAAAAGTTGATAAGAGACAAATAGAAAAAAGCGAACCTTGCACTAGGAGCTCGTCTGGGGACTTCAGGTTCAAACTCAACAGGCCAGCCAAGGAAGCCATGGAGACGATCAAAGGTGACATGAGCGACAAGACATGTTTAACATCAGTGGGAACACCAATCTCCATAGAACAAAGATCCTCTTCATAAAACATTAGGAAACTATAATTATACAAGCTCAGGGCGAGAGAATCATCTATTAGAATCTGATGTATATCAAAAGAAATGAGACAGATACCATTGAGAGGctttttgttgatgatgatgatgcgttAATCCAAATTAACCAAGATCAAAATTAGAAAGAACGTCGATTTCATCGATAAAAATCACAGAGGGCCTGTCTGAAAATGCGTGAGAAGAAGCCTCGACAAAATCTTCCCTTAAAACCTTCTCGCTTTCACCAGCATGTGCACGATGTACAGAATGAGGACTGGACAGAGCATTGACACACAAAGACCATAAATCATACACACAAAACTTAGCTTTAGCCTATTCCTATAGACCATAAATCATACAGAAGCTACAACACAAAAGTACATCAAGACAATCAAATGTGCATCACATTCCTAGACAACATCACGGACCAAGCTTGTCTACAGTAATCAAAATTGCAATACGAGCGAATTAGCTTATGTAAGATCGAAGTTGAGAACTTTGAAGAACCCAACGCACAATGAAAATTTCAAGCTTGAAATAAAGGTTTTACCTTGCCGGTTTCCAGGAGGACCGTAGAGAAGCAATCCTCTAGGCCACTGCAATGATGAGTAAAAGCAAAGCTAATCAAAccaattgaaaaacaaaatacagaaGCTATGAATCTAAACAGAGGTGTTGATGTGTACTTTGAGACCAAGCGGTCGAGCTTCGAGAGGGTAGCGAAAAGGGAAGATTATGAGTTCTCGAAGTGCTTGCAGAGCTCTCTCGACTTCTGCTTCCGCTCGCCATTTCTCTTCGCCGACGACGTTGTCGCAGACACTTCtttcgtcttcatcatcatccgagACGGAAGTTGCAGAGGAATCAGTGAAGGCAAATCCATTGAGAGGCTTCGCTGCATTTGCGAGAGATGACACTGCTCCTCATCAGCTCCAAAATCGCCTGTATACGAATCGAACCACATATATTTGTTGAATTAGTGCTTCGGTTAAAGACGGCGAGGGGAGCCAATAGCCGGAGACGCGATGGCGCGCAGGCTCAGCGTAGTGATTTGTTCCGGCCAGGACGCGCAATCGTGGCGCGTATGCAGTGGAGGGCGCGCAGGTCGAGAGAATGGTGACGCGCCGGTTTTGATTGCCGTCGTGAGGGGAAACGCGAAAGGGGTTTTCCGGCGGCGATGTTTGGTGGGCGCGCGTGGATCTGGATAAGGCGAGGAGCACGACGGATCTGACTTTGGTTGCGGATCCGAGTTTGAAGGCGTGTGCGATGTGGTGGCGCATACGATGTCTCGCTGTTGAGGCTCGCGATGGCGCATAGGTCTCGACGCGTAAATGTTGGCGTGATGGCGCATAGGTCTTGACGCATAGATGTTGGCGTGATGACGCATAGGTCTTGACGCGTAGATGTTGGCATGATGGCGTGATGGCGTGATGGGACGATGGCGCATAGGTCTTGATGCGTAGCGTGATGGCGCCCGTCATTGAAAAACATGCGATCCTTGGTGTCATCACTTTGCCGAGGGTGATTTACTCCTCCGCAAAGTATACAAGAACACGGCTGAGAAGAACTGGAAAGCTCGGCGCGTATTAGGAGGTCCTTACTTAATCTTAAAGGTCGTCAAACCAGGAGTCTACCAGCTAGTCAAACTGGATGGCATGCTAGTCTCCCGGTCATGGAACTATGTTAACCTCAAGCGATATTATTACTAAGccgctttaaaaaaaaatcgctCATATTACCGAGCACTCCTATGTAATATGAACTACGAATGGCTTAATCCATTTTGGGATACGTACGTAGGCAGCCTCCCATGAAGCACATCTATAACATGAAAAATAAAGTTTCACAAGGAAACACTCCTGAGCAATCAGTCGATTCTTATGCTGACGCCCTGGCCAGGTGCACATCTCTTAACACATTCCGCATGAATGTCGTGGTgaaataattcatattttactttCGTAAAGAATCAAAGTTGAGTCCATACTCGCAAGCGCTCCGCAGTAGCGGTGAAAAAATCCACAGCCTTGCTTCGGTAAGAATTTTTAAGTCGAGCCCAAACTCGCAGAGAGCTAGCAGAGAGCAGAGTGAATAAGCCAAAGTTTCCAACTCGCACGTCTTGTCTACTCTCGGCGTTTCGGGAAAAAACATATCCAGGGTAAGCCAGGAGACGTCCTGCACTGCAAAATATGTCATGTAACCGACAAAGTCGTCGCGCCTTCATCGCAAAGATAAAGCGACAAAAATTGACAATGATCAACACTCGCACGAAAATAATGCAAACGATCAATAGAGGTTCAAATAACAAAGTTCATGAAGTCGACCAAATCTGCAACAATGACACAAtccataataaaaacaaaaacaacaagcGAGAATACAACATAGACTGATCACTCATTAGTAGTCTTGTCAGCGTTTCCGGCAGCAAACTTCGGGAAGGACTCAAGATCACCATCAAGGAGCGGAGGCACCACGATCCTGTTAACTTTCGCCTGATACTCTGCCTGGCTAGCAGCAAGACGCACCATTTTCTCCTCAGGAATGGAGATGCCCTTGTTGATCATCGTTTGAAGGCATTCCCTAGTACCTTTCACCTGGCTGAGACTAAGCAAGTCAGGCATCCTGGCGCGAGACGCAAGTACATGTCTGCTAAGACGATCGATACGCGCACGATGACCCTCAATCTCGACAGCAGCCTTCGCGCGTT
The Camelina sativa cultivar DH55 chromosome 15, Cs, whole genome shotgun sequence DNA segment above includes these coding regions:
- the LOC104745350 gene encoding salicylate/benzoate carboxyl methyltransferase yields the protein MKMDPRFIDTLPSLSYIDDNCDLDEYAFVKALRMSGGDGANSYSANSRLQRRVLSMAKPVLVKNTEEMMMNLDFPTYIKIAELGCSSGENTFLAVSEIINTINVLCQHVNENPPEIDCCLNDLPENDFNMTFKSIPFFNKKIKNKLASCFVYGAPGSFYSRLFSRNSLHLIHSSYALHWLSKVPEKLENNVGNVYITSSSPKSAYKAYLNQFQKDFTMFLKLRSEEIVSNGRMVLNFIGRNTHLKDPLYRDCCHFWTLLSKSLRDLVFEGHVSESKLDTFNMPFYDPNVHELKEVIRNEGSFEINELEAHGFDLGYSNCDYNEEDEHEAGQNEANCIRAVSEPMLTAHFGEDIIDTLFDKYAHHVTQHANCRNKTSVSHVLSLIKK